From Temnothorax longispinosus isolate EJ_2023e chromosome 3, Tlon_JGU_v1, whole genome shotgun sequence, one genomic window encodes:
- the Eh gene encoding eclosion hormone isoform X2, which yields MSKLSNRIIVLLVMIFAVLCFTASTTDAERNIGACIRNCAQCTKMFGTYFMGQKCVDFCVKYKGKLIPDCEDEYSIRPFLQEAENDY from the exons ATGTCAAAATTGTCAAACCGAATCATCGTACTGCTTGTCATGATTTTCGCCGTACTCTGCTTTACGGCATCTACGACTGACGCCGAGCGAAATATCG GTGCTTGCATACGAAACTGCGCGCAATGCACAAAGATGTTCGGCACGTATTTCATGGGACAGAAGTGCGTCGACTTCTGCGTGAAATATAAAGGAAAGCTCATTCCGGACTGCGAGGACGAGTACTCCATTCGTCCTTTCCTTCAAGAGGCCGAGAACGATTATTAA
- the Eh gene encoding eclosion hormone isoform X1: MRPHGSLTASIMSKLSNRIIVLLVMIFAVLCFTASTTDAERNIGACIRNCAQCTKMFGTYFMGQKCVDFCVKYKGKLIPDCEDEYSIRPFLQEAENDY; this comes from the exons ATGCGGCCTCACGGGAGCCTCACGGCCTCAA tCATGTCAAAATTGTCAAACCGAATCATCGTACTGCTTGTCATGATTTTCGCCGTACTCTGCTTTACGGCATCTACGACTGACGCCGAGCGAAATATCG GTGCTTGCATACGAAACTGCGCGCAATGCACAAAGATGTTCGGCACGTATTTCATGGGACAGAAGTGCGTCGACTTCTGCGTGAAATATAAAGGAAAGCTCATTCCGGACTGCGAGGACGAGTACTCCATTCGTCCTTTCCTTCAAGAGGCCGAGAACGATTATTAA